Proteins encoded in a region of the Streptomyces akebiae genome:
- a CDS encoding MlaE family ABC transporter permease, with translation MRPPRLLDRPLRSLEELGTQLSFYGRSLAWTGRTLRRYKKEIVRLLAEVSFGRGALAVVGGTVGVIAFLSFFTGTEVGLQGYAALNQLGTSNFVAFLSAYFNTREIAPLVAGLALSATVGAGFTAQLGAMRISEETDALEVMGVPSLPFLVTTRMVAGFVAVIPLYVIGLLSSYLAARTITTVYYGQSTGTYDHYFHQYLPPVDVLWSFGKVIVFAVLIILVHCYYGYYASGGPAGVGVAVGRAVRTSIVAINVLDFFLSLAIWGANTTVRIAG, from the coding sequence ATGCGACCTCCACGACTTCTCGACCGCCCGCTCCGCTCACTGGAGGAGCTGGGCACCCAGCTCTCCTTCTACGGCCGCTCACTCGCGTGGACGGGCCGTACCCTGCGCCGCTACAAGAAGGAGATCGTGCGGCTGCTCGCCGAGGTGAGCTTCGGGCGCGGCGCGCTGGCCGTCGTCGGCGGCACGGTCGGCGTCATCGCCTTCCTGTCGTTCTTCACCGGCACCGAGGTGGGCCTCCAGGGCTACGCGGCCCTCAACCAGCTCGGCACCTCCAACTTCGTGGCCTTCCTGTCGGCGTACTTCAACACCCGGGAGATCGCCCCGCTGGTGGCCGGGCTCGCCCTGTCCGCCACGGTCGGCGCCGGCTTCACCGCACAGCTCGGCGCGATGCGGATCAGTGAGGAGACCGACGCCCTGGAGGTGATGGGCGTGCCCTCGCTGCCGTTCCTGGTGACCACCAGGATGGTCGCCGGTTTCGTCGCCGTGATCCCGCTGTACGTGATCGGCCTGCTGTCCTCCTACCTCGCCGCCCGCACCATCACCACCGTCTACTACGGGCAGTCGACCGGCACGTACGACCACTACTTCCACCAGTACCTGCCGCCCGTCGACGTGCTGTGGTCCTTCGGCAAGGTGATCGTCTTCGCCGTACTGATCATCCTGGTGCACTGCTACTACGGCTACTACGCGAGCGGCGGACCCGCCGGGGTCGGTGTCGCCGTGGGCCGGGCGGTGCGGACGTCGATCGTCGCCATCAACGTCCTGGACTTCTTTCTGAGCCTCGCGATCTGGGGCGCCAACACGACCGTACGGATCGCGGGGTGA
- a CDS encoding ABC transporter ATP-binding protein translates to MGVEICVEGLTKSFGHQVIWQDVSLTLPAGEVSVMLGPSGTGKSVFLKTLVGLLKPERGSVKIAGRDITKLREHDLYEVRKLFGVLFQDGALFGSMNLYDNIAFPLREHTRKSESQIRRIVLEKMDMVGLIGAEGKLPGEISGGMRKRAGLARALVLDPEIILFDEPDSGLDPVRVAYLNQLIVDLNAQIDATFLIVTHDIASARQVPDNIGLLFRRELVMFGPREKLLTSDEPVVRQFLNGRMQGPIGMAEEKDAAQVEQELAQLGDGEHTTTPGGQELPPRLLPGPGITRPPRWEAIARREAELHRKEVAGA, encoded by the coding sequence ATGGGTGTCGAGATCTGTGTGGAAGGGCTGACCAAGTCCTTCGGCCACCAGGTCATCTGGCAGGACGTCTCGCTGACGCTGCCCGCCGGGGAGGTATCGGTCATGCTCGGCCCCTCGGGCACGGGCAAGTCGGTGTTCCTCAAGACGCTCGTCGGGCTGCTGAAGCCGGAACGCGGCTCGGTCAAGATCGCCGGCCGCGACATCACGAAGCTCCGTGAGCACGACCTGTACGAGGTGCGGAAGCTGTTCGGGGTGCTGTTCCAGGACGGCGCGCTGTTCGGCTCGATGAACCTGTACGACAACATCGCCTTCCCACTGCGCGAGCACACCCGGAAGTCCGAGAGCCAGATCCGGCGGATCGTGCTGGAGAAGATGGACATGGTCGGGCTGATCGGCGCCGAGGGGAAGCTGCCCGGCGAGATCTCCGGCGGTATGCGCAAGCGGGCCGGGCTGGCACGGGCCCTGGTGCTGGACCCCGAGATCATCCTCTTCGACGAGCCCGACTCGGGCCTCGACCCCGTACGCGTCGCCTACCTCAACCAGCTGATCGTCGACCTCAACGCGCAGATCGACGCCACCTTCCTGATCGTCACGCACGACATCGCCTCGGCCCGCCAGGTGCCCGACAACATCGGACTGCTGTTCCGGCGCGAGCTGGTGATGTTCGGCCCGCGCGAGAAGCTGCTGACCAGCGACGAGCCGGTCGTACGCCAGTTCTTGAACGGCCGGATGCAGGGGCCGATCGGCATGGCGGAGGAGAAGGACGCCGCCCAGGTCGAGCAGGAGCTGGCGCAGCTCGGCGACGGCGAGCACACCACGACGCCCGGCGGTCAGGAGCTGCCTCCCCGCCTGCTGCCGGGTCCGGGCATCACCAGGCCACCCCGCTGGGAGGCCATCGCCCGACGGGAAGCCGAGCTGCACCGGAAGGAGGTGGCCGGAGCATGA
- a CDS encoding MlaE family ABC transporter permease yields the protein MSLSPTGALRHSGNLFAMALDVVRTIPRRPFQAREFIQQAWFVASVTILPTALVSIPFGAVIALQIGSLTRQLGAQSFAGAASVLAVLREASPIVTALLIAGAGGTAICADLGARKIRDEIDAMQVLGIDPIHRLVVPRVLASMVVAVLLNGLVSVVGVAGGYFFNVILQNGTPGAYLASFTTLAQLSDLWAAEVKALVFGAIAGIVASYKGLTAKGGPKGVGDAVNQSVVITFMLLFVTNFVMTAVYFQVVPQRG from the coding sequence ATGAGCCTGTCACCGACCGGAGCGCTGCGGCACTCGGGCAACCTGTTCGCGATGGCGCTGGACGTCGTGCGGACCATACCCCGACGGCCCTTCCAGGCACGGGAGTTCATCCAGCAGGCGTGGTTCGTCGCGAGCGTCACGATCCTGCCCACGGCCCTGGTGTCGATCCCCTTCGGGGCCGTCATCGCCCTCCAGATAGGCAGCCTGACCCGGCAGCTCGGCGCCCAGTCCTTCGCCGGTGCCGCCTCCGTCCTCGCCGTCCTGCGGGAGGCCTCGCCGATCGTCACCGCGCTGCTGATCGCGGGCGCGGGCGGCACGGCGATCTGCGCGGACCTCGGGGCACGCAAGATCCGCGACGAGATCGACGCCATGCAGGTGCTCGGCATCGATCCGATCCACCGGCTGGTCGTCCCCCGCGTACTGGCCTCCATGGTGGTGGCCGTGCTGCTCAACGGCCTGGTGTCGGTCGTCGGTGTGGCCGGCGGCTACTTCTTCAACGTGATCCTCCAGAACGGCACCCCCGGCGCGTATCTGGCGTCCTTCACCACCCTCGCCCAGCTCTCCGACCTGTGGGCGGCCGAGGTGAAGGCGCTGGTGTTCGGGGCGATCGCCGGGATCGTCGCCTCGTACAAGGGGCTCACCGCGAAGGGCGGACCCAAGGGCGTCGGCGACGCGGTCAACCAGTCAGTGGTGATCACCTTCATGTTGCTGTTCGTGACCAACTTCGTGATGACGGCGGTGTACTTCCAAGTCGTCCCGCAGAGGGGCTGA
- a CDS encoding MCE family protein gives MITRTVKAQLLAFVTLTAVGVSYVGAEYTGLVDEVLDRGYTVRADFAASGGIFSGAEVTYRGVPVGRVGELRLSGRGVSVALEIEDDAPRIPADTLAVVANRSAVGEQYVDLQPRRTGGPYLLDGSPIPRERTRVPLPTTDLVVSLDRLVNSVGKDDLRTTVDELGKAFSGTGPRLSRLVDSGNELVEAASDTLPETISLIEDSRTVLKTQADQGSAITSFSRDLAALTEELKASDGDLRRLIGNAAPAAQEIDSLLKSTRPDLPVLLANLISGGQVTVARLPGVEQALVTFPVVVSGSYTVVPGDGTTHFGLVLGADDPPPCTQGYGGTQRRDPDDTGTRPANTDARCTAPRGSDTSVRGAQNAPGASTGSYGAERAAYVTPYDPDTGTATGPDGRPVEIGSTGGQQTVFGKESWQWLLVGPMA, from the coding sequence GTGATCACCCGTACGGTCAAGGCCCAGCTGCTCGCCTTCGTCACCCTCACCGCCGTCGGGGTGTCGTACGTCGGCGCCGAGTACACGGGCCTGGTGGACGAAGTCCTCGACCGCGGCTACACCGTGCGGGCCGACTTCGCCGCGTCCGGGGGCATCTTCTCCGGCGCCGAGGTCACCTACCGGGGGGTGCCGGTGGGCCGGGTGGGCGAGCTGCGGCTGTCCGGCCGAGGGGTGTCGGTGGCCCTGGAGATCGAGGACGACGCACCCCGTATCCCGGCCGACACCCTGGCGGTGGTCGCCAACCGTTCGGCGGTGGGCGAACAGTACGTCGATCTGCAACCGCGGCGGACCGGCGGTCCGTACCTGCTCGACGGCAGCCCGATACCGCGCGAGCGCACCCGGGTGCCGCTGCCCACCACCGACCTCGTCGTCAGCCTCGACCGGCTGGTCAACTCGGTCGGCAAGGACGATCTGCGCACGACCGTCGACGAACTGGGCAAGGCCTTCTCCGGCACCGGGCCACGGCTGAGCCGACTCGTGGACTCGGGCAACGAACTCGTCGAGGCGGCTTCCGACACGCTCCCGGAGACGATCTCCCTGATCGAGGACTCGCGCACGGTGCTCAAGACCCAGGCCGACCAGGGTTCGGCCATCACATCGTTCTCGCGCGATCTGGCGGCGCTCACCGAGGAGTTGAAGGCGAGCGACGGGGATCTGCGCCGGCTGATCGGCAACGCGGCGCCCGCCGCGCAGGAGATCGACTCCCTGCTGAAGTCGACCCGGCCGGATCTGCCGGTCCTGCTGGCCAACCTCATCAGCGGCGGCCAGGTCACCGTGGCGCGGCTGCCCGGAGTCGAACAGGCCCTGGTCACCTTCCCGGTCGTCGTCTCCGGCAGCTACACGGTCGTCCCGGGCGACGGCACCACCCACTTCGGCCTCGTCCTCGGCGCCGACGACCCGCCGCCGTGCACCCAGGGGTACGGCGGGACGCAGCGGCGGGACCCCGACGACACCGGCACGCGCCCGGCGAACACCGACGCGCGCTGCACGGCGCCGCGCGGCAGCGACACCTCGGTGCGCGGCGCGCAGAACGCCCCCGGCGCGTCGACGGGTTCGTACGGCGCCGAACGGGCCGCGTACGTCACCCCGTACGACCCGGACACGGGCACCGCCACCGGCCCGGACGGGAGGCCCGTCGAGATCGGCTCGACGGGCGGCCAACAGACCGTCTTCGGAAAGGAGTCGTGGCAATGGCTACTCGTCGGACCGATGGCATGA
- a CDS encoding MCE family protein, translating to MRTTGARQTMAPLVKFGLFALVTILATALLAATIVNVSFAPKDTYRAVFSDVTGLEEGDDIRVAGVRVGEVEGIRIKDRTLAEVTFTVTAERPLLTSTGAVVRYRNLVGQRYIALTEGAGDGTRLRPGGTIPLSRTQPALDLNALLNGFKPLFAALSPNDVNQLATEIIKTLQGEGGTVNSLLAHTASLTTTLADRDELIGSVIDNLNSVLKTLDERGGRFSGLLKQLRRVISGLSADRKPIGESLVSIGDLTEATSGLLDDARPPLKDDITELGEVTGTLNRNEKTVEGVLKRLPNKLTALTGTASYGSWFNFYLCDFDGRIVLPKTKQVLTPEFHVARARCGA from the coding sequence ATGAGGACGACGGGAGCTCGCCAGACCATGGCACCCCTGGTCAAGTTCGGCCTGTTCGCGCTGGTCACCATCCTGGCGACGGCTCTGCTCGCCGCCACCATCGTCAACGTCTCCTTCGCGCCGAAGGACACGTACCGAGCAGTGTTCAGCGATGTGACCGGCCTGGAGGAGGGCGACGACATCCGGGTGGCCGGGGTGCGGGTCGGCGAGGTCGAGGGCATCCGGATCAAGGACCGGACCCTGGCCGAGGTCACCTTCACGGTCACCGCGGAGCGCCCCCTGCTCACCAGTACCGGCGCGGTCGTTCGTTACCGGAACCTGGTCGGGCAGCGGTACATCGCGCTCACCGAGGGCGCCGGCGACGGCACCCGGCTGCGGCCCGGCGGCACCATCCCGCTGTCCAGGACCCAGCCCGCGCTGGACCTCAACGCGCTGCTGAACGGCTTCAAGCCGCTGTTCGCCGCGCTCAGCCCGAACGACGTCAACCAGCTGGCCACCGAGATCATCAAAACCCTTCAGGGAGAGGGCGGCACGGTGAACAGCCTGCTCGCGCACACGGCGTCGCTCACCACGACGCTCGCCGACCGCGACGAGCTGATCGGCTCCGTGATCGACAACCTCAACTCCGTACTGAAGACGCTCGACGAGCGCGGTGGCCGTTTCTCCGGACTGCTGAAGCAGTTGCGGCGGGTGATCTCCGGACTGTCCGCCGACCGCAAGCCCATCGGGGAGTCCCTGGTGAGCATCGGCGACCTCACGGAGGCCACATCGGGGCTGCTCGACGACGCCCGCCCGCCGCTGAAGGACGACATCACCGAGCTGGGCGAGGTCACCGGGACGCTGAACAGGAACGAGAAGACCGTGGAGGGCGTGCTGAAGCGGCTGCCGAACAAGCTCACCGCGCTGACGGGGACGGCGTCCTACGGCTCGTGGTTCAACTTCTACCTCTGCGACTTCGACGGCCGGATCGTGCTGCCGAAGACGAAGCAGGTGCTCACCCCCGAGTTCCACGTGGCGCGGGCGAGGTGCGGCGCATGA
- a CDS encoding sigma-70 family RNA polymerase sigma factor yields the protein MAAGTEADHDRWQRMWSHREQLLKVARRRSMSPEDAEDAVHEAMLRAAERPDLDDERLGAWLTTVTMRLCVDRYRQVNREAEVRTSPTLIAPGPVPVEEAVCDRAEAKWLAVRSGELPARQAEALRLKSEDLDVGQVATEMGLSYRTVESLLARARRTLRASLAGTLGVVLFLLGRGRPRGGGKAHAVVVASTAATLAVAGFVMPYALDGSEGGPAPRPSVSGPSEALTSDGGGGVRAPEPRESSPASAAPGDGPAGSAADDGSMLPLSVPPLPEASVPPLPGLPAPGVPRVPGVPELPDTPDMPNIADVPDVADATGGSGVLDVSDAPVESAVPPVPPAASISSVPDTSAVPATPLSLSTATELP from the coding sequence ATGGCTGCTGGGACAGAGGCGGACCACGACCGCTGGCAGCGCATGTGGAGCCACCGCGAGCAGTTGCTCAAGGTGGCCCGGCGCAGGTCGATGAGCCCGGAGGACGCCGAGGACGCCGTGCACGAGGCCATGCTGCGCGCCGCCGAGCGTCCGGACCTCGACGACGAGCGCCTCGGTGCCTGGCTGACGACCGTGACCATGCGGCTGTGCGTCGACCGGTACCGACAGGTCAACCGTGAGGCCGAGGTGCGCACCAGCCCCACGCTGATCGCACCGGGCCCGGTGCCCGTCGAGGAGGCGGTGTGCGACCGGGCCGAGGCGAAGTGGCTGGCCGTGCGCAGCGGGGAGCTGCCCGCCCGGCAGGCGGAGGCGCTGCGGCTCAAGTCCGAGGACCTGGACGTCGGCCAGGTCGCCACGGAGATGGGGCTGAGCTATCGGACCGTCGAGTCGCTGCTCGCCCGGGCCCGGCGGACGCTGCGCGCCTCGCTGGCCGGGACGCTCGGCGTGGTGCTGTTCCTGCTCGGGCGCGGACGGCCGCGGGGAGGCGGGAAAGCGCATGCCGTGGTCGTCGCCTCGACGGCGGCGACCTTGGCGGTAGCGGGGTTCGTGATGCCGTACGCGCTCGACGGGAGCGAGGGCGGTCCGGCTCCGCGGCCCTCCGTGTCCGGGCCCTCGGAGGCGCTCACGAGCGACGGGGGCGGCGGGGTGCGCGCGCCGGAGCCGCGCGAATCGTCGCCCGCGTCGGCGGCCCCCGGCGACGGTCCGGCGGGATCCGCGGCCGACGACGGATCGATGCTGCCGCTGTCCGTGCCGCCCTTGCCCGAGGCCTCGGTGCCCCCGCTTCCGGGGCTGCCTGCGCCCGGGGTTCCCCGGGTCCCGGGCGTGCCAGAGCTGCCGGACACTCCGGACATGCCAAATATCGCAGATGTACCAGATGTGGCAGATGCGACAGGTGGGTCAGGGGTGCTGGACGTGTCGGATGCGCCGGTCGAGTCCGCCGTCCCCCCGGTGCCGCCGGCGGCGTCGATCTCGTCGGTTCCGGACACGTCCGCCGTGCCGGCCACCCCGCTCTCCCTCTCCACCGCGACCGAGCTCCCGTAA
- a CDS encoding MCE family protein — MSVSRRTGVAAWTAAGSLLLTGCQFNGWYDVQLPGGAAADGRSYHVTVEFRDVLDLVPQSAVKVDNVTVGAVEKVELDGWHARVRLRVADSVKLPANAVAELRQTSMLGEKYVALSPPVGTAPVGRLRDGDRVPLSRSGRNPEIEEVLSALSALLNGGGVAQLKTITVELNKALEGRENRVRSLLEELDTFLGGLDGQRADIVRALKGVDRLAKRLRKEKKTITKAVDTLPPALKVLADQRRDLTRMLTALSKLSKTGTRVVTASRDDTVANLKQLKPILQQLDKAGDDLPNSLELLTTYPFPRNVVDAVEGDYVNLAVTADLDLAGIYGNVKDKPGEPGGSGDGDDGSDIPDLPEPPELPDVPGLPAPAPLPETPEVPVEPSAPTDGDDLLCPPVCTAGYGPRGDSGRLPAGIDLALAELMLKGIQP, encoded by the coding sequence ATGAGTGTCTCCCGTAGGACCGGCGTGGCCGCGTGGACGGCCGCCGGATCGCTGCTGCTGACGGGCTGCCAGTTCAACGGCTGGTACGACGTCCAGCTCCCCGGAGGGGCGGCGGCGGACGGCCGCTCCTACCACGTCACGGTCGAGTTCAGGGACGTCCTGGACCTGGTGCCGCAGTCGGCGGTCAAGGTCGACAACGTCACCGTGGGCGCGGTCGAGAAGGTGGAGCTGGACGGCTGGCACGCCCGGGTGCGGCTGCGCGTCGCCGACTCGGTGAAGCTGCCCGCCAACGCGGTCGCCGAGCTCCGGCAGACCAGCATGCTCGGCGAGAAGTACGTGGCGCTGTCCCCGCCGGTCGGCACCGCGCCCGTCGGACGGCTCCGCGACGGCGACCGCGTCCCGCTGTCCCGCAGCGGCCGCAACCCGGAGATCGAGGAGGTGTTGTCCGCCCTGTCCGCGCTCCTCAACGGTGGCGGCGTCGCCCAGCTCAAGACGATCACCGTGGAGCTCAACAAGGCCCTGGAGGGCCGCGAGAACCGGGTCAGGTCCCTGTTGGAGGAACTCGACACGTTCCTCGGCGGACTCGACGGGCAGCGCGCCGACATCGTCCGCGCCCTCAAGGGCGTCGACCGGCTGGCCAAGCGGCTGAGGAAGGAGAAGAAGACGATCACCAAGGCCGTCGACACGCTGCCGCCCGCCCTGAAGGTCCTCGCCGACCAGCGCCGCGACCTGACCCGGATGCTCACCGCCCTGTCGAAGCTGAGCAAGACCGGCACCCGGGTCGTGACCGCCTCGCGGGACGACACCGTCGCCAACCTCAAGCAGCTGAAGCCGATCCTGCAGCAGCTCGACAAGGCGGGCGACGACCTGCCCAACTCCCTTGAACTGCTGACCACTTACCCCTTCCCGCGCAATGTGGTCGACGCCGTGGAGGGCGACTACGTCAACCTCGCGGTCACCGCCGACCTCGACCTGGCGGGCATCTACGGCAACGTCAAGGACAAGCCCGGCGAGCCCGGCGGTTCCGGTGACGGGGACGACGGTTCCGACATCCCGGACCTGCCGGAACCGCCGGAACTCCCGGATGTGCCCGGCCTCCCGGCCCCCGCCCCGCTGCCCGAGACCCCGGAGGTTCCGGTCGAACCCTCGGCGCCCACGGACGGCGACGACCTGCTGTGCCCGCCGGTGTGCACCGCGGGCTACGGCCCCCGAGGGGACTCCGGCCGCCTCCCGGCGGGGATCGACCTCGCGCTCGCCGAGCTCATGCTGAAGGGAATACAGCCGTGA
- a CDS encoding MCE family protein: MTRRLPAPRTLVLLTALAVLAALAMVLWPRPGTVRVTAYFPRTVGIYPGSDVRVLGIRIGEVRRITPEGGRVRVELEYEEGRRLPADAQAAIINSSVVSDRYVQLLPVYRKGPVLRDGDVIPESRTAVPVELDRIFDSLHTTSEALGPKGANKDGSLSRLLGVSADNLEGQGENLNQTVEDLSQAVTTLSDGRGDLFGTVQNLQVFTAALAADDQSVRSFNTSLTKVAEQLAGEREDLAAALKHLGAALGDVSEFVKKNKKSLTSNVRGLSKVTKVLVTQRAALEELLEVAPTGLSNLQNAYNASAGTLDTRNNPEQPQDPASLLCSLLKTTGEEGGENPDCAELKKLFDSLPEVPTAPAVTGTVDRTLGGILEARA; encoded by the coding sequence ATGACCAGGCGATTGCCCGCCCCGCGCACCCTGGTGCTGCTCACCGCGCTCGCGGTCCTCGCCGCGCTCGCCATGGTGCTGTGGCCGCGCCCCGGGACCGTCCGGGTCACGGCGTACTTCCCGCGCACCGTCGGTATCTATCCCGGCTCGGACGTCCGCGTCCTCGGCATCCGCATCGGCGAGGTCAGGCGGATCACGCCGGAGGGCGGCCGGGTGCGCGTCGAGCTGGAGTACGAGGAGGGCCGCAGGCTGCCCGCCGACGCGCAGGCCGCCATCATCAACTCCTCGGTGGTCAGCGACCGTTACGTGCAACTGCTGCCGGTATACCGCAAGGGCCCGGTGCTGCGGGACGGCGACGTCATTCCCGAGTCGCGCACGGCCGTGCCCGTCGAGCTGGACCGGATCTTCGACAGCCTGCACACCACGTCCGAGGCACTCGGCCCGAAGGGCGCGAACAAGGACGGCTCCCTGTCGCGACTGCTGGGCGTGAGCGCGGACAACCTCGAAGGCCAGGGCGAGAACCTCAACCAGACCGTCGAGGACCTCTCGCAGGCCGTCACCACCCTGTCCGACGGGCGGGGCGACCTGTTCGGCACCGTACAGAACCTCCAGGTGTTCACGGCCGCGCTGGCCGCCGACGACCAAAGCGTGCGGTCGTTCAACACCAGCCTCACCAAGGTGGCGGAGCAGCTCGCCGGGGAGCGCGAGGACCTCGCGGCGGCGCTGAAGCATCTGGGCGCGGCACTCGGCGACGTGTCGGAGTTCGTGAAGAAGAACAAGAAGTCACTGACCTCGAACGTGCGGGGCCTCAGCAAGGTCACCAAGGTCCTCGTCACCCAACGCGCCGCGCTGGAGGAGCTGTTGGAGGTCGCTCCCACGGGTCTGTCGAACCTGCAGAACGCCTACAACGCCTCCGCCGGCACCCTCGACACCCGCAACAACCCCGAGCAGCCGCAGGACCCGGCGTCCCTCCTGTGCTCCCTTCTGAAGACGACCGGGGAAGAAGGCGGCGAGAACCCCGACTGCGCGGAGCTGAAGAAGCTCTTCGACTCCCTGCCCGAGGTACCGACGGCCCCCGCGGTGACGGGCACGGTCGACCGGACGCTCGGCGGAATCCTGGAGGCCCGAGCATGA
- a CDS encoding MCE family protein: MRIRIAPNRPRRRRPEPLMKVRVLPPKLPGLPKLRLLPRRKRRPEPLMKVRVLPPKLPRIRLPRKAGRPRLKPFRDRNPVFVGAVGLTTLALLTVAAFNADSLPVIGGGETYSAAFSEASGLKPGDEVRIAGVKVGKVEDVDLDGDHVKVTFKVKDDPDFGTETGASIRVKTILGAKYLALHPKGPGRLRAGSEIPLRRTVSAYDVVQAFSDLTTTTEEVDTERLAKALDTISTTFQDSPAEVRASIKGLSRISRTVASRDKALRELLDHANGVTGVLAEHSEDFSALVKDGDKLFKEISKRRTAIHKLLKSSALLGIELSGLVEDNREAIGPALKNLNTFVRMLERNQASLDRSVKLLAPYVRVFTNTLGNGRWFDSYVQNLVAAPVVPRTGGSR, encoded by the coding sequence ATGAGGATCCGCATCGCGCCGAACAGGCCACGGCGCCGCCGCCCGGAGCCCCTGATGAAGGTGCGCGTCCTGCCACCGAAGCTGCCCGGGCTGCCGAAGCTGCGGCTCCTTCCCCGCAGGAAGCGTCGCCCGGAGCCCTTGATGAAGGTGCGTGTCCTGCCACCGAAGCTGCCGAGGATCAGGCTGCCCCGGAAGGCGGGCCGCCCGCGGCTGAAGCCGTTCCGGGACCGCAACCCCGTGTTCGTCGGCGCGGTCGGGCTCACCACCCTCGCGCTGCTGACGGTGGCCGCGTTCAACGCCGACAGCCTGCCGGTGATCGGCGGCGGCGAGACGTACAGCGCCGCCTTCTCGGAGGCCAGCGGCCTCAAGCCGGGCGACGAGGTGCGGATCGCCGGGGTCAAGGTCGGCAAGGTCGAGGACGTCGATCTGGACGGCGACCACGTCAAGGTGACCTTCAAGGTCAAGGACGACCCGGACTTCGGCACCGAGACCGGCGCGTCGATCCGGGTCAAGACGATCCTCGGCGCGAAATACCTGGCGCTGCACCCGAAGGGGCCGGGCCGACTGAGGGCGGGCAGCGAGATCCCGCTGCGGCGGACGGTGTCCGCGTACGACGTCGTTCAGGCGTTCAGCGATCTGACGACCACGACGGAGGAGGTCGACACGGAGCGGCTCGCGAAGGCGCTGGACACGATCTCCACCACCTTCCAGGACTCGCCCGCGGAGGTGCGGGCGTCCATCAAGGGACTGTCACGGATCTCCCGGACGGTGGCCTCGCGCGACAAGGCGCTGCGTGAGCTCCTCGACCACGCGAACGGGGTCACCGGAGTGCTGGCCGAGCACTCGGAGGACTTCTCCGCGCTGGTGAAGGACGGCGACAAGCTGTTCAAGGAGATCAGCAAGCGGCGCACGGCGATCCACAAACTGCTCAAGAGCTCCGCCCTGCTGGGCATCGAGCTCTCCGGCCTGGTCGAGGACAACCGCGAGGCGATCGGGCCCGCGCTCAAGAACCTCAACACCTTCGTCAGGATGCTCGAACGCAACCAGGCGAGCCTCGACCGGAGCGTCAAGCTGCTCGCGCCCTACGTGCGGGTCTTCACCAACACCCTCGGCAACGGCCGCTGGTTCGACTCCTACGTCCAGAACCTGGTCGCCGCCCCGGTGGTGCCCCGCACGGGAGGCTCACGATGA
- a CDS encoding MCE family protein, whose protein sequence is MRVLRLRLYGVAFIAVLALLLSLAVAVYQQAFTSVVRITLEAGSLGNQLDPRADVKLRGLLVGEVRAVRADGEKATLDIALRPEYVAFIPSDVHARLLPKTLFGEKYVDLVAPRGSSARPIRAGDVITQDRTKTGMELQRLLNDLLPLLRTVEPAELNATLSAFATALEGRGDRIGDNLTRVESYLRRLNPHMPSLKEDISRFADVAEVYGDAAPDLMRILRNTVTTSRTIVEKKDRLAAALRTTATVAGTGEDFFEANGDRLITLGRVSRPTLQLFARYSPEYPCLLEGLVRQEKASQEAFRGGRMRITLEVVRPQAAYEPGEEPRYAERSGPNCRGLPHPQVPAPHTKLNDGTSPGVSGGALPAGVDVSATETEQRAVGSLVAPVMGVPADEVPPVATLLFGPLARGTAVSVV, encoded by the coding sequence ATGAGAGTACTGAGACTTCGGTTGTACGGCGTCGCCTTCATCGCCGTGCTCGCGCTGCTGCTGTCGCTCGCCGTGGCCGTCTACCAGCAGGCGTTCACCTCGGTCGTGCGCATCACCCTGGAGGCCGGCAGCCTCGGCAACCAGCTCGATCCGCGCGCCGACGTCAAACTGCGCGGACTGCTGGTCGGCGAGGTGCGCGCGGTGCGCGCGGACGGCGAGAAGGCGACCCTCGACATCGCGCTCAGGCCGGAGTACGTCGCGTTCATCCCGTCGGACGTGCACGCGCGGCTGCTGCCCAAGACGCTGTTCGGCGAGAAGTACGTCGACCTCGTGGCACCGCGCGGCTCCTCGGCCCGGCCCATCCGCGCCGGGGACGTCATCACCCAGGACCGCACGAAGACGGGTATGGAGCTGCAGCGGTTGCTGAACGACCTGCTGCCGCTGCTGCGCACGGTCGAGCCGGCCGAGCTGAACGCCACGCTCTCGGCGTTCGCCACCGCGCTGGAGGGCCGCGGTGACCGGATCGGCGACAACCTCACCCGCGTCGAGAGCTATCTGCGCCGCCTCAACCCGCACATGCCGTCACTCAAGGAGGACATCTCCCGGTTCGCCGATGTCGCCGAGGTGTACGGGGACGCGGCGCCCGACCTGATGCGGATCCTGCGCAACACGGTCACCACCAGCCGCACGATCGTCGAGAAGAAGGACCGGCTGGCCGCCGCGCTCCGCACCACCGCGACCGTCGCGGGCACCGGTGAGGACTTCTTCGAAGCGAACGGCGACCGGCTGATCACGCTGGGCCGGGTCTCCCGCCCCACCCTTCAGCTGTTCGCCCGCTACTCACCCGAGTACCCGTGCCTCCTCGAAGGGCTGGTCCGGCAGGAGAAGGCGTCTCAGGAGGCGTTCCGGGGCGGCCGGATGCGGATCACCCTCGAAGTCGTCCGCCCGCAGGCCGCGTACGAGCCCGGCGAGGAGCCGCGTTACGCCGAGCGGTCCGGGCCGAACTGCCGGGGTCTGCCCCATCCACAGGTGCCCGCACCGCACACGAAGCTCAACGACGGTACGTCGCCCGGTGTTTCCGGCGGCGCCCTGCCCGCAGGTGTCGACGTGTCCGCCACCGAGACCGAGCAGCGGGCCGTGGGCTCGCTCGTGGCCCCCGTCATGGGCGTACCGGCGGACGAGGTGCCGCCCGTGGCGACCCTGCTGTTCGGCCCGCTCGCTCGTGGGACGGCGGTGAGCGTCGTATGA